The genomic DNA GTCTCCGGTGTGCGTTATTTTATGCCGGTGCCTTCCGGTGTGTCATACGAGTCTGAAGAGTATAAGACAGATGATGTGTCATTTTTATACGATCTTACATATACAGATAATAAAGGGACAATTACCGAAGAGCAGGAGATTTTTGAAGAAGTGTATACGATGATTGACGAAGCGGAAGAGTTTTTAGTAATAGATATGTTTTTATTTAATGATGATTATAACCATGACACGCTTGATTTTCCGCCGCTGTCACAAAACCTGGCAGATAAGCTGACAGCGAAAAAAGAAGAAAATCCTGAAATGGATATCATCTTTATAACAGACGGTATCAATACATTTTATGATACTTATATGCCGCAGCATATCGCTGAACTGAAAGAAGCGGGCATCGAGGTTATCTTTACAGATCTGTCGAAGCTCAGGGATTCAAACCCGCTGTACTCAGGGTATTACAGAACATACTTCCAGTGGCTCGGTTCATCTGAAGAACAGTGGCTGGTCAATGCGTTAAGACCGCAGGGACCGGAAGTGAACATCCGTTCATACCTGTCGATGCTGAACTTTAAAGCCAATCACAGAAAGTTGATTATTAATGAAAAGAACGGTCTCGTGATGTCGGCAAACCCGCATGATGCGAGTGTACATCACTCGAATATAGCACTGAAAGTCAGCGGAGATATGCTGCATGATTTACTCGAAAGTGAACGTGCTGTTGTAAACTTCAGCGGCGGCAATACCCGCGTCTTCAGTGACTTTGCCGATAAACTGCCGAAGAAAACAGAAGACAGTGAAGGACAGTATACAGTTAAGCTGATTACGGAGGAGAAAATTAAAGATAATATTCTCCGTATGGTCAACGCGTCAGAAGAGGGCGATATACTAAACATTGGACTGTTTTATTTATCCGACAGAGATGTTGTTGAAGCATTTAAAGCAGCACTCGACCGCGGTGCAGAGCTGAACATGATACTTGATATTAATCAGGACGCATTCGGTAACGAGAAAAACGGTGTGCCGAACCGGCCTGTTGCCGATGAGCTGACAAAGCATGACACACCTGCGAATATCCGCTGGTATAAATCGAGCGGAGAACAATACCATTCGAAATTTATCATGATGGAAAAAGACGGTGAAGTAATATTTAACGGTGGATCCGCAAACTTTACGAGACGGAACCTTGCAGACTATAACCTGGAGACAAACATGATGGTGACGGCACCTGCTGACAGTGAATTTGCAGGGGAAGTGACAGGGTACTTCAACAGACTGTGGACGAACGAAGGTGCCGAGTATACGCTTGATTATGAAGAAGAGGCAGAAGAATCGACGCTGAAAACAATACTGTACAGAGTGCAGGAATTTACGGGACTGTCGACATTTTAACAATAACAGGGCAGACACTTCGCTTGGAGTGTCTGCTTTTTATTTTTCACCGCAATGAGGCGCTGTCATTCCCGGGGAAGCGGCGTTACTCCGCAATGAGGCGCTGTCATTCCTCCGCAACGAACACACTTCATCACCGGACAAACATACAAAAAGCCGGGACAACATGGCCCGGCTCCAAATAATATTATATAATTTCAGTGCCAAGCGAGTTTTTGAAGTGCTGGAGCGCCATTTCGTGTGCATCAAGGTTAAAACTTGAAACGCCATTCTGATGAATCACGATATCAAAGCCTTTGTTATATGCATCGATTGCAGTGTGAAGTATACAAATGTCGGTACAGACGCCGACCAGATGGATTTCTGTTATCCCGCGTGCCGAGAGGCGCTGTTCGATGTCAGTTCCGGCGAATGCAGAGTAACGGGTTTTATCTGTGTAATAAATATTGTCTTTGTCTTTGTTGTCCTGATAAAGAGCCTCGAGTTCGCCGTACAGATCCCGTCCGTCGGTGCCGATAATGTTATGTGGCGGAAACAGTTTTGTTTCAGGATGATACTGATCGTTTTCTTCGTGAGCATCGATTGCAAATACCGTATAATCCCCATTAACGATAAATTCGCGTGTGATATTCACGATGTAGTCGTGCAGTTTTTGTGCAGGTTCGCCTGCAGTCAGTTTGCCGTCCGGTGCAACGAAGTCATAAGTATAGTCGATGTTAAGTAATGCTTTCATAAATAAATACCCCTTATAAAAAAAGACAATGGCAGGCCATTGTCTTTAGTTTTAATTATTTTTTGTTTACTGATGCGTCGTAGATAGTATCGATAGCTTCAGCTAATTTACCGTCAAACTCTTCAGCAGACTGTGCTGCGTTTAAGTCGCTTGAAAGTGCGCGTGAGAAGCTCGCGATAATACCGTCGTTTTGTTTTAATAAGTTGTTTGCTTCAACTCTCGTGTAGCCGCCTGAAAGTGCAACAACGCGAATCACGTTAGGGTGATCAACGAGTTCTTTGTACAGGTTAGGTACAGTTGGAATTGTCAGTTTGAGCATTACAAGCTCATCTTCAGCAAGACCGTTTAATTCTTCGAGTATTGCATCTCTTAAAATTTCTTCAATCTGCTCTTTATCTGCAGCATTGATGTTTACTTCAGGCTCGATAATCGGCACAAGTCCTGCAGCGATAATCTGTTTACCAACTTCGAACTGCTGTTCAACAACTTCAGTAATACCTTTTACGTTAGCTGAAAGAATGTTTGAACGCATTTTCGTTCCGAAGATGTGACGATCGTTTGCACGTGCTAATAAATCCTCAAGATCCGGCATTGGTTTCATAAGCTGAACACCGTTTTCCTCGTCTGCAAGTCCTTTGTCGACTTTAAGGAATGGCACGATGCCTTTATCAGCTAAATAATCGCCAGTGTACTTGCCTTCTACTTCACGGTCCATAGTCTGTTCAAAAAGAATTGCACCGAGAACTTTGTCAGAAGTGAATGAAGGTGACGTTACGATACGTGAACGCATTTCATGTACCAGATCGAACATCTCGTCTTCATTAGTATACTGATCTTCATTAACACCATATGCTTTTAAAGCTTTCGGTGTACTTCCGCCACTCTGGTCAAGCGCGGCAATAAAACCATTACCCTGTTTTACTTTTTCAAGTTGCTCCTGATTCATTAAAAAACACTCCTTAAATAGTTTTCCACTCCCTTATAGTATCCTAAAAAAAGCGCTTTACTGCAAGGCTTTATATGCAAACTGTCCGGATGTTTGACCGATTGATGAAAAGGAAAGATATTAATGTGTTTAATATCAGGAGGTATGTAAAATGACAGAGTTGGTTGAACTCGGTAAATCAGGAATTATAGTACACCCCATTGCACTCGGTGCGAACTTCGTCGGCGGATATAATATGTACGGCGACGTCAATGAAGAAGAGGGCAGGCAGACTGTAAGAGATGCAATCGATGCGGGTGTGACAATGATAGATACCGCATTTATTTACGGCCCTAAACGCTCTGAGGAATTAATCGGCGAAGTGCTGAAAGAATATAAAAGAGAAGATATTGTAATTGCAACAAAAGCTGCGCACAGAGAGCAGGACAATGGCGAAATGGTAATCGACAACTCGCCTGAGTTTTTAAAGCAGGCAGTGGATGATGCGCTGGAAAGACTCCAGACGAAATATATCGACCTGTTTTACATTCATAAGCCGGATGAAAATACGCCGAAAGATGAAGCAGTTGAAGCACTCTATGAAATGAAGGAACAGGGTAAAATAAAAGCAATCGGCGTATCAAATTTTAATGTTGAACAACTGGCTGAAGCGAATAAAAACAATCATGTCGATGTGATTCAGAATGAATATAACCTGTTTAACCGTGAAGCCGAAAAAGAGATGCTGGATTACACTGCGGCAAACAAAATAACATTTATTCCTTATTTCCCGCTCGCAGCAGGTATCCTTGCAGGGAAATACGATGAAAATACTAAATTTGAAGACCTGCGAACAAAACTCGCATTCTATCAGGAGGATCAGTTTAAAGAAAATCTTCAGAAGGTTGATAAGCTGAAAGAGCTGGCGAAGAAATACGATGAAGATGTCGCACAGCTGGTGCTCGCATTTTATTTAACGAGACCGTCACTCGATGTGATAATACCGGGAGCGAAAAAAGGCGGGCAGATTAAAGATAATATGCGTGCGGCAGATATTGAGCTGAAACCGGAAGACGTTGACTACATCGATGAAATATTTAAAATGGAGTAAAAAAAGACCGGTTAAGGACAAATGAGAACGTCCTTAACCGATTTTTTTATTTATCTCTGTAAAGAATCAATACGGCAAAGACGCTGCCGACACTGAATTTTACATCGATGACCTCAATATACTGATTTTCGTAAAAGAATTCTGCAATTTTTTTGTCGAGTCCTTTTTCCGTCATGGCGGAAACTGTTTTTGTTTTCACTGCTCTCCCATCCTTTCAGTGATAAATCTTCACAGCAAGTATATAACGTTTCATTATAATTGTGTACTTTTACGCTGGTTGCTGAAAATGATGCCGATAATCAGAAAAGCGACTGTGTACAGTATGAGTATTCCGATTGGCAGTGCAGCCTGGCTCCATGTGATGTCCGGTGCTGCATATATTTGTGTAAAATGATACAGCGGTAAAAATTCCGCTATACGTTGAGCAGAATCACCGAATAGTTCAATTGGAATGAATATACCTGACAGAAATGCCAGACCCAGTGTAACGAGGTTTGCAAGTCCGTTGACGATAAAACGATTCGTCGTCAGTGCATTAATCGCATACTGGAGAGCGAGTGTAAATACCATAATCAGTATAAGTGCAACAAAGATATGGGGAAGCGGAATGCCTTCGAGACGATCGTAATACAGTCCAATCAGACCGAAGAACATAACCAGCACTGCGAATATTCCGACCAGTGATTGTGCGCCTAATACCTGTAATGCATTTGCTGTCGATGATACCGGTGCTGAAATAATTCTTTTTTGCAATTCCGGTTTATTGTATTCAGACATCAGATTACCAATCGAGAGCATAATGAACAGCATGAGCCAGTAAGCTGCGAAGTTTGTATAAGCAGCGGCATTCTCGTAGTTTTCGCCGGAATTGACAACCGTACCGTTGTTCAGCTCAACATTCACAGTGTCGGTTAATGCTGACTGGAGAGTTTCAGTATCGAGTGATCCCGTGTCATTAAACTGGGCATTGGCAAACATCAGAAATTTGGAAATTTCAGTTTCCAGCTGAACAGCTGATGCTGCACGTTCGTCGGTGATTACTTCAACAGCGGGTTCACCGTTTTTGACCAGTTCTTCAAAATTTTCTTCTATAATAACTGCACCGTGAATTTCCATCAGAAAGACCTGTTCTTTCAAATGTTCACTATCAGAACCTGTCATTACTTCAACTTCATGTGAACTGCTTAAATATTCAAGCAGTGCATCCGATGTGTCTGAATCGGAATTATTCACGACGGTTATACTGAGCGTTTTACTTTCGAAAGTTTCTTTACCGCCGCCCGCTGTGCTGAACAGTGCTGCGATGACAAAGAAGATGAGTGCCAGTGGAATAATCATCCATTTAAATTTCCAGAAGTGGAGGAGTATTATTTTAAATATGGTCATATTGTTTCCTCCTTAATACAATTAATGTGATAAAGAAACTGACGAATGTAATGCCCAGTAAAAACAGTATTGTGGTCCAGTAGCCCTCAAAGTTATCCATTAAATTTACCCGGTAGATTGTATCCGTAATGTGTGCGAGGGGGTTTAATTCATTAATAAGCGGTATTTCCCGGTTGATTACACTTCTGACTGCCGGACCCATCAGTCCGGCAAGGAAAGCCAGACCGACGATAAAGACGACAGGTACGACTGATTTCACATTGATGTTCACTCTCGGTGTCAGTCCGATGATAAAACCAAGGCCGAGTCCTGCAATGTTTCCGGCTAATATGATGCCGAGTGTCGGTGCGAGGTGATTAAACAGCACGGATTCGTTGAATATCATTAAATATCCGATGAGCAGCGCGTTTGACAATAGTCCGAGAAATAATCCCGCAACCATAATTGCGAGTATATATTTGACTTTACTGAACGGACTGGCGGAGAATCTGGCACCCATCGTGCTTAAATTCGGACGCATCGATGAAATCATCTCCATACTTGTAAATACCGTATATAAAGAAACCATTGCAATCGTTGAATAGTACATCACAACCTGCGGTTCTGTTTCCATACCATTGGACTTGAGAAAGTCAGTTTCAAAATTAAAATTTTCAGGAGGTACATTCAATAAAGTTGTCTGGTGAATCTGATTCATTACAGATTCTAAAACCGATGCCTGAAAACTGCTGCTCTGAACGATTAATGTGCCGTTTTCTGTAATATATCCCGTAATATTTTCTGCATCCAGTTCTGCCCGTGCTGTGCTGTCGGACATTTCACTGACACTGATAAAATCAATCTGCTCCAGCACTTGTGTGTATTCGTTATCCTCCGTCACAGCAACCTCAATAGTTGTCATATCTGCGCCGCCGAGATTGGACGTCGTCGCCATAAAAATCGTCACAAGCATGAGTGGATAACCGATTGTCCAAAAAATATATCCAAAATCTTTAAAATTAATGACGAGTAAATAATAGGTGAGGCGTAAAAAGTTCATCAGTCCCTCAGCTCCTTGCCTGTCAGTTCCAGAAAAATACTGCTCAGCGATGGCTGCTCACTCGCGATTTCTGTATAAGTGAGCGAGTTGTCTTCGATAAAACGGATAAGATTCGCAAGGTTGTTATGGTGTTTATCGAATTGGATATTGTATTTATCCTGAGTTTTCGAAACCTGGTTGACGTGCGGAATTTGTTTTAAGCGTGTTACAAGCGTATCGTCCTCAGTAATAAATTTTACCGTGACACTTTCTGTCGTTGAAATTGATTTCTGAAGTTCATCGAGTGTACCGTTTGCAACATTCCGTCCGTTATCCATAATGACGAACGAATCGCACAGGTCTTCGGCTTCTTCCAGGTAGTGTGTAGTGTAAATTACAGTTGTACCCTGTTCCTTCATCTTTTTAACACCTTCAAGAATAAAGTTTCTGCTCTGCGCATCAACAGCGACAGTGGGTTCATCAAGGAAAAGAACTTCCGGTTTATGCGCGATGCCGCAGGCGATATTGAGTCTTCTTTTAAGGCCCCCGCTCAGCTGCTTTGGTACGAACTTTCTGTATTTTTCGAGACCGACAAAAGCGATTGCTTCGTCGACAAGCTGTTTACGCTCTGCTTTATTCGTAACGTACAGTCCGCAGTAGAAGTCGATGTTCTCCACGACATTTAACTTTTCGAAAATAGCAAGTTCCTGAGGGACGATGCCGATCCGGCGTTTTGTTCTGTTGTTATTGGGGTTAGCCGGCTCTCCGAAAATTTCAATCGTACCCTGATCGAATTTCAGTAAGGAAAGCATGCAGTTAATAGCTGTTGTTTTACCGCAGCCGTTCGGACCGAGCAGACCGATAATTTCATTCTCCCCGGCCTGGAAAGAGAAGTGGTCAAGTGCAATCACGTCTTTGTACCTCTTTACTACTTTGTCCATTGCAATCATATTATTGCCCCCTGTACTATATTGGTTAATTTAAGTTTATAATATAAATAAACACGCTGTTAGTGTCCGGGGTCATGAGCTGTGGTGACAATTGTCATATTGTGAGGTGAAGAAATGTCAAATATATATGTAAAGATTATGATATTTACAGTGTTGTCGGTATTCTATCTGCTGACGTCAGAGGAGGCGCATATAACAGTAATACTGCTGTCTTTTATTACAGCATTCAGCACAGATGCCATCAGGAAAAAATATATGCTGTTTACTGCTGCTGTGATTTTTGCTGTGCTTTTGTTCATGGATATAAATTATTTGTATTTCCTGCCGGTCATCTCTCATATTATATTTATGGAATATGGCATGTACGGGATTATGGTTCTAATTCCCATAGTCCTGTTTCAGGAATGGGTATTGCTGTTTTTAAGTATTTTTATTTTCTACACGACTGTATTGTCAGAGAAACTATCGGAAGCAAAACAGCTGAACAGAAAAATGCGTGATCAGCTGACTGAAGATAATATGCGTTTAAAAGCACAGCGTAATGAACTGATGAAAACTCACGAGAAAGATATTTACATGGCGGGGCTTAATGAACGGAACCGGATTGCCCGTGATATGCATGATGCACTTGGTCATTCACTGTCGAGCAGTATTCTGCTGATCGAGTCGCTGCAGTACGTTAAAGATGAAGAGACACTGCATCACTCGTTAAAGCAGCTGCAGGACAGACTGAAAATCGGTATGGAAGACGTGCGTCACAGTATTCATAATCTGTATGACACGTCGATAGACCTTGAGGCGAGAATAGAAAGTTATCTCGTGGAAATGGAGAATTATTCAAAAGAACTTATATATGATGTAAATATCACACTGACTCATGAAGAAAAGATAGACATGCTGTCACTGGTCAGAGAAGCACTGACGAATATCCGCAAGCATTCAAATGCATCGGCATTTACAGTAATCATTAAAGAGCATCCTAAATTTTTAGCATTGACTATTAAAGATAACGGCAATCCTGTTAAAGAATTCAACAAAGGCATGGGACTTCAGTCGATGAAAGAAACAGTACAGAAGTACGGCGGAGTACTGAATACATTTAATGATGATGGTTTTATCGTACACGCAATATTTTACATGGAGGGGCTTCGAAATGAGAATAGCAATAGTTGATGATGATCCACTTGTAGTGTCGGCACTGTCGACAATAGTGAGGAATTCGAATTACGATGTCATAACTACCGGCACGAGTGGTTTTGATGCGGTTAATTTGTATAAAGAACATCAGCCGGATTTGTTAATGACAGATATCCGAATGCGGGAGAAATCCGGGCTTCAGGCAAGTAAGGAAATACTGAAAGATTTTCCGGAAGCTAAAATTCTGCTGATTACGACATTTAAAGATGATGAGTATATTCATGAAGCTCTGAACATCGGCTGCAAAGGATATTTACTGAAAGATAATCTTACGGGAATTATTCCGGCGATTGAAGCGGTGCTGTCGGGCAATATGGTGTTCGACAGCAATATCGTTAAAAGCATGTCGGCAACAGCATCGCACAAAGACTTGTCAGAGTTGTCGACGAGAGAGCGGGATATTATTGAACTGGTTGCAGAGGGATATAATAATAAAGAAATTGCCGGGCACCTGTATTTGAGTGAAGGTACAGTCAGAAACTATATTTCTCAAATGCTGACGAAACTGGATTTAAGAGACAGGACTCAGCTGGCCGTTTATTATTATAAAAACTAAAGAGAGGTATCCGGATGACACTCGTAATAAGAAAGCCCGATGTCACTGACGCAGAACGAATTGCAGAAATCTGCAGTACGGGATGGCGGCAGACAGTTGAAGGAAAATTGAGCAGCACGCTTCAGCAGCAGACGGTCAATTACTGGTACAACGCGAAAAAGGTGACGCAGGATATTAAGAAAGGCAGTTACACTTACGTTGCTGAAGTTGACGGCACTGTTACCGGTGTCATCGGCGGCGGAATGAACGGTAAGAAACGCGCTGAAGTGTATGTGTTTTATATTGATGAAAAATACAGGTATCATGGAATTGGTAAGTCATTGTTACATAAATTAACCGGCCATCAGCAGCGTAAAGGTGCTGTGGAACAGTGGGTATCCGTGCAGGAGAATAACAGACTTGGCTTGCCGTTTTATAAAGCGCG from Jeotgalicoccus saudimassiliensis includes the following:
- a CDS encoding phospholipase D family protein: MKKRYLFPIIFAAIILIPLVVSGVRYFMPVPSGVSYESEEYKTDDVSFLYDLTYTDNKGTITEEQEIFEEVYTMIDEAEEFLVIDMFLFNDDYNHDTLDFPPLSQNLADKLTAKKEENPEMDIIFITDGINTFYDTYMPQHIAELKEAGIEVIFTDLSKLRDSNPLYSGYYRTYFQWLGSSEEQWLVNALRPQGPEVNIRSYLSMLNFKANHRKLIINEKNGLVMSANPHDASVHHSNIALKVSGDMLHDLLESERAVVNFSGGNTRVFSDFADKLPKKTEDSEGQYTVKLITEEKIKDNILRMVNASEEGDILNIGLFYLSDRDVVEAFKAALDRGAELNMILDINQDAFGNEKNGVPNRPVADELTKHDTPANIRWYKSSGEQYHSKFIMMEKDGEVIFNGGSANFTRRNLADYNLETNMMVTAPADSEFAGEVTGYFNRLWTNEGAEYTLDYEEEAEESTLKTILYRVQEFTGLSTF
- a CDS encoding cysteine hydrolase family protein → MKALLNIDYTYDFVAPDGKLTAGEPAQKLHDYIVNITREFIVNGDYTVFAIDAHEENDQYHPETKLFPPHNIIGTDGRDLYGELEALYQDNKDKDNIYYTDKTRYSAFAGTDIEQRLSARGITEIHLVGVCTDICILHTAIDAYNKGFDIVIHQNGVSSFNLDAHEMALQHFKNSLGTEII
- a CDS encoding fructose bisphosphate aldolase — its product is MNQEQLEKVKQGNGFIAALDQSGGSTPKALKAYGVNEDQYTNEDEMFDLVHEMRSRIVTSPSFTSDKVLGAILFEQTMDREVEGKYTGDYLADKGIVPFLKVDKGLADEENGVQLMKPMPDLEDLLARANDRHIFGTKMRSNILSANVKGITEVVEQQFEVGKQIIAAGLVPIIEPEVNINAADKEQIEEILRDAILEELNGLAEDELVMLKLTIPTVPNLYKELVDHPNVIRVVALSGGYTRVEANNLLKQNDGIIASFSRALSSDLNAAQSAEEFDGKLAEAIDTIYDASVNKK
- a CDS encoding aldo/keto reductase, with the translated sequence MTELVELGKSGIIVHPIALGANFVGGYNMYGDVNEEEGRQTVRDAIDAGVTMIDTAFIYGPKRSEELIGEVLKEYKREDIVIATKAAHREQDNGEMVIDNSPEFLKQAVDDALERLQTKYIDLFYIHKPDENTPKDEAVEALYEMKEQGKIKAIGVSNFNVEQLAEANKNNHVDVIQNEYNLFNREAEKEMLDYTAANKITFIPYFPLAAGILAGKYDENTKFEDLRTKLAFYQEDQFKENLQKVDKLKELAKKYDEDVAQLVLAFYLTRPSLDVIIPGAKKGGQIKDNMRAADIELKPEDVDYIDEIFKME
- a CDS encoding ABC transporter permease, with protein sequence MTIFKIILLHFWKFKWMIIPLALIFFVIAALFSTAGGGKETFESKTLSITVVNNSDSDTSDALLEYLSSSHEVEVMTGSDSEHLKEQVFLMEIHGAVIIEENFEELVKNGEPAVEVITDERAASAVQLETEISKFLMFANAQFNDTGSLDTETLQSALTDTVNVELNNGTVVNSGENYENAAAYTNFAAYWLMLFIMLSIGNLMSEYNKPELQKRIISAPVSSTANALQVLGAQSLVGIFAVLVMFFGLIGLYYDRLEGIPLPHIFVALILIMVFTLALQYAINALTTNRFIVNGLANLVTLGLAFLSGIFIPIELFGDSAQRIAEFLPLYHFTQIYAAPDITWSQAALPIGILILYTVAFLIIGIIFSNQRKSTQL
- a CDS encoding ABC transporter permease encodes the protein MNFLRLTYYLLVINFKDFGYIFWTIGYPLMLVTIFMATTSNLGGADMTTIEVAVTEDNEYTQVLEQIDFISVSEMSDSTARAELDAENITGYITENGTLIVQSSSFQASVLESVMNQIHQTTLLNVPPENFNFETDFLKSNGMETEPQVVMYYSTIAMVSLYTVFTSMEMISSMRPNLSTMGARFSASPFSKVKYILAIMVAGLFLGLLSNALLIGYLMIFNESVLFNHLAPTLGIILAGNIAGLGLGFIIGLTPRVNINVKSVVPVVFIVGLAFLAGLMGPAVRSVINREIPLINELNPLAHITDTIYRVNLMDNFEGYWTTILFLLGITFVSFFITLIVLRRKQYDHI
- a CDS encoding ABC transporter ATP-binding protein, with protein sequence MIAMDKVVKRYKDVIALDHFSFQAGENEIIGLLGPNGCGKTTAINCMLSLLKFDQGTIEIFGEPANPNNNRTKRRIGIVPQELAIFEKLNVVENIDFYCGLYVTNKAERKQLVDEAIAFVGLEKYRKFVPKQLSGGLKRRLNIACGIAHKPEVLFLDEPTVAVDAQSRNFILEGVKKMKEQGTTVIYTTHYLEEAEDLCDSFVIMDNGRNVANGTLDELQKSISTTESVTVKFITEDDTLVTRLKQIPHVNQVSKTQDKYNIQFDKHHNNLANLIRFIEDNSLTYTEIASEQPSLSSIFLELTGKELRD
- a CDS encoding sensor histidine kinase; this translates as MSNIYVKIMIFTVLSVFYLLTSEEAHITVILLSFITAFSTDAIRKKYMLFTAAVIFAVLLFMDINYLYFLPVISHIIFMEYGMYGIMVLIPIVLFQEWVLLFLSIFIFYTTVLSEKLSEAKQLNRKMRDQLTEDNMRLKAQRNELMKTHEKDIYMAGLNERNRIARDMHDALGHSLSSSILLIESLQYVKDEETLHHSLKQLQDRLKIGMEDVRHSIHNLYDTSIDLEARIESYLVEMENYSKELIYDVNITLTHEEKIDMLSLVREALTNIRKHSNASAFTVIIKEHPKFLALTIKDNGNPVKEFNKGMGLQSMKETVQKYGGVLNTFNDDGFIVHAIFYMEGLRNENSNS
- a CDS encoding response regulator transcription factor gives rise to the protein MRIAIVDDDPLVVSALSTIVRNSNYDVITTGTSGFDAVNLYKEHQPDLLMTDIRMREKSGLQASKEILKDFPEAKILLITTFKDDEYIHEALNIGCKGYLLKDNLTGIIPAIEAVLSGNMVFDSNIVKSMSATASHKDLSELSTRERDIIELVAEGYNNKEIAGHLYLSEGTVRNYISQMLTKLDLRDRTQLAVYYYKN
- a CDS encoding GNAT family N-acetyltransferase — protein: MTLVIRKPDVTDAERIAEICSTGWRQTVEGKLSSTLQQQTVNYWYNAKKVTQDIKKGSYTYVAEVDGTVTGVIGGGMNGKKRAEVYVFYIDEKYRYHGIGKSLLHKLTGHQQRKGAVEQWVSVQENNRLGLPFYKARGFIQQSVKETKSASGEVQVSLRMRREI